The following proteins come from a genomic window of Synechococcus sp. BIOS-E4-1:
- a CDS encoding protein phosphatase has translation MSRPDPEQLQGTLVDFALLELIRQHRESFQPLWSVDSWAKLMIWLSLNCGLSGERDSLEHFAAALGERITSRLRRTFFERELADLELQVLADPAEQQVLLLSQAPPDPAVLDPERLARALERVELTDLVVADRSRWQQLEAVVAIPWKG, from the coding sequence ATGAGCCGTCCGGATCCCGAACAGTTGCAGGGCACGCTTGTGGACTTCGCTCTGCTGGAACTGATTCGCCAGCACCGCGAAAGCTTTCAGCCGCTCTGGAGCGTTGACAGCTGGGCCAAGCTGATGATCTGGCTGTCGCTGAACTGCGGGTTGTCGGGAGAGCGCGACAGCCTTGAACATTTCGCTGCTGCCCTCGGAGAGCGCATCACCTCGCGGCTGCGTCGAACCTTCTTTGAGCGGGAGTTGGCGGATCTGGAGCTTCAGGTGCTGGCGGATCCCGCTGAGCAGCAGGTGCTGTTGTTGTCACAGGCACCTCCGGATCCCGCTGTGCTGGATCCGGAGCGCCTGGCCAGGGCTTTGGAGCGGGTGGAACTCACCGACCTGGTTGTCGCTGATCGCAGTCGCTGGCAACAGCTGGAGGCCGTGGTGGCGATTCCCTGGAAGGGCTGA
- a CDS encoding oxidoreductase, with protein sequence MGWTIDDMPDLRGRIALVTGANSGLGLETTRALLRSGATVLMACRSRRKGEAARAELLEQGSSGVDLLDLDLADLDNVDACCREVQSRYDRLDLLINNAGLMAPPRLLSQQGHEMQFAVNHLGHFALTQALLPLMEGREQARVVTVTSGAQYFGAIAWDDLNGEKRYDRWKAYGQSKLANVMFALELNHRLEQSGSSVRSLAAHPGLARTNLQPLSVAANGAWQEALAYRLMDPMFQSAAQGALPQLMAATSPAVQGGEHYGPSKFGGMRGAPKRQPVARAARSQEQRSRLWAVSAELIQTRSAAV encoded by the coding sequence ATGGGCTGGACCATCGACGACATGCCTGACCTGCGAGGACGGATAGCCCTCGTCACAGGGGCCAACAGCGGCCTTGGCCTGGAGACCACGCGGGCCTTGCTCCGGTCCGGGGCAACTGTGCTGATGGCCTGTCGCAGCCGCCGCAAGGGAGAGGCGGCTCGCGCGGAACTGCTGGAGCAGGGGTCCTCTGGTGTGGATTTGCTCGACCTGGATCTAGCTGACCTCGACAATGTCGATGCCTGCTGCCGAGAAGTTCAGTCGCGCTACGACCGATTGGATCTTCTGATCAACAACGCGGGACTGATGGCGCCTCCACGGCTGCTGAGCCAGCAGGGACATGAAATGCAGTTCGCCGTCAACCACCTTGGCCACTTCGCACTGACCCAGGCGCTTCTGCCTCTGATGGAGGGCCGCGAACAGGCTCGAGTCGTCACCGTCACCTCGGGAGCACAGTATTTCGGGGCGATCGCCTGGGATGACCTGAACGGTGAAAAGCGCTACGACCGCTGGAAGGCTTACGGCCAGAGCAAGTTGGCCAACGTGATGTTTGCACTGGAGTTGAATCATCGTCTCGAGCAGTCGGGAAGCAGCGTGAGATCGCTGGCAGCCCATCCAGGGCTGGCGCGGACGAATCTTCAACCACTCTCGGTGGCAGCCAATGGCGCCTGGCAGGAAGCCCTGGCTTACCGATTGATGGATCCCATGTTCCAGAGCGCAGCCCAGGGGGCACTGCCGCAGCTCATGGCGGCAACCTCTCCGGCCGTACAAGGTGGAGAGCATTACGGCCCCAGTAAATTTGGAGGTATGCGTGGTGCTCCCAAACGGCAGCCCGTGGCTCGCGCCGCTCGCAGCCAGGAACAACGATCACGTCTTTGGGCCGTCAGTGCCGAACTGATCCAAACCAGAAGCGCAGCAGTATGA
- a CDS encoding transcriptional repressor, translated as MKQQGSTGTQRQQLLLEELQNSEAEMTGQQLHRCLEGQPGAMGLATVYRNLRKLHQQGKIRCRHLPTGEALYAPVERDQHHLTCVSCGTTQTLQQCPMHELNVQAPETDNFKLIFHTLEFFGLCNICRTKR; from the coding sequence ATGAAGCAACAGGGATCTACGGGGACGCAACGGCAGCAATTGCTGCTGGAAGAACTGCAAAACAGTGAGGCCGAAATGACCGGCCAGCAGCTGCATCGCTGCCTGGAGGGGCAACCGGGAGCCATGGGGCTGGCAACGGTGTATCGCAATCTGCGCAAACTCCATCAACAAGGCAAGATCCGCTGCCGACATCTGCCGACGGGCGAAGCTCTCTACGCACCAGTGGAGCGTGATCAGCACCATCTCACCTGTGTGAGCTGCGGCACCACGCAGACGTTGCAGCAATGCCCGATGCATGAATTGAACGTGCAGGCCCCGGAGACAGACAACTTCAAGCTGATCTTTCACACGCTGGAATTCTTCGGGCTTTGCAACATCTGTCGAACCAAGCGCTGA
- a CDS encoding DUF1651 domain-containing protein, translating into MLSSNAIETWETMLKTGWRRCSLPVH; encoded by the coding sequence TTGCTCAGCTCAAACGCCATCGAAACCTGGGAGACGATGCTCAAGACCGGCTGGCGACGCTGCTCACTGCCGGTGCACTAG
- a CDS encoding chlorophyll a/b-binding protein — MTATTLQAPTGLVTHDLEGHDNVYAKEPPMEMAGPDAGWGFHERAEKLNGRLAMLGFIAAIATELISGEGLLHTIGL; from the coding sequence ATGACAGCAACCACACTTCAGGCACCAACCGGACTGGTGACTCACGATCTTGAGGGGCATGACAACGTCTATGCCAAGGAGCCACCCATGGAAATGGCTGGACCCGACGCCGGCTGGGGGTTCCACGAACGGGCAGAGAAGTTGAACGGTCGCCTGGCCATGCTCGGCTTCATTGCAGCGATCGCAACAGAATTGATCAGTGGCGAAGGATTGCTTCACACCATTGGCCTTTAA
- a CDS encoding AAA family ATPase yields the protein MARLTTDLNMRIAISGSHSLGKSTLVWDWVKRHPQYKREEEPFRALDAEMYDIRFRQESNRLHNGIQMYYNASRVNLYSSINDCVIFDRAPVDYIAYSQYTADKKTTDIDNAFVNTMVPRVRETLQKLDLVAFVPMTDRWPVDMEDDGIRPVDLAYRAEVDAIFKQIYRDDRFSVMPEMNRPKLIELWGSREQRLDQLQQASASCMH from the coding sequence ATGGCGCGATTAACCACAGATCTCAACATGCGCATCGCCATCAGTGGATCCCACTCCCTCGGGAAAAGCACCTTGGTCTGGGACTGGGTGAAACGACATCCCCAATACAAACGCGAAGAGGAGCCGTTCCGTGCCCTCGATGCAGAGATGTATGACATCCGCTTCCGCCAAGAAAGCAACCGCCTTCACAACGGCATACAGATGTATTACAACGCTAGCCGCGTGAATCTCTATTCATCAATCAACGACTGTGTGATATTCGATCGCGCACCCGTGGATTACATTGCTTACTCTCAATATACAGCTGACAAAAAAACAACCGATATTGATAATGCATTTGTGAACACAATGGTGCCAAGAGTCAGGGAAACTCTGCAGAAGCTTGATCTGGTGGCTTTTGTTCCAATGACTGATCGCTGGCCAGTTGATATGGAGGATGACGGCATCAGACCCGTCGATCTTGCTTACAGAGCAGAAGTCGACGCAATCTTTAAACAGATTTACCGCGATGATCGCTTCTCCGTTATGCCAGAAATGAACCGGCCCAAGCTGATTGAACTCTGGGGCTCCCGTGAGCAAAGGCTCGATCAACTCCAGCAAGCATCGGCGTCATGCATGCACTGA
- a CDS encoding chlorophyll a/b-binding protein, whose amino-acid sequence MTTATLLADERYWQDLAAAQMRRERLAKAERLNGRLAMMGFIALIGTEALLHQGLLIALGL is encoded by the coding sequence ATGACAACTGCAACCCTTCTGGCTGATGAGCGCTACTGGCAGGACCTTGCCGCAGCTCAGATGCGCCGTGAGCGACTGGCGAAAGCTGAACGCCTGAACGGACGTCTGGCGATGATGGGCTTCATTGCGCTGATCGGCACCGAAGCTTTGCTTCACCAGGGACTGCTGATAGCGCTGGGTCTCTGA
- a CDS encoding response regulator transcription factor: MDAKNDVVLIADDEANILMLLEMELQAEGFETIVCEDGAKALAQIRESAPAIALLDWNMPIITGLDVCRRLRDTGNGLPVIMITARDEMDDRVAALEAGADDFIAKPFNIREVLARVKALLRRSAAVSPDQLSFGDLHLNGPERRCNYAGVPLNLTVREFDLLECFIRNPRQAMSRSQLIQNVWGDDYFGDENVVDVYVRYLRKKLEDVKPERIIQTIRGIGFALRLDDQS, from the coding sequence ATGGACGCAAAAAATGATGTGGTGCTCATCGCTGATGATGAAGCCAACATTCTCATGCTTCTCGAAATGGAGCTTCAAGCCGAAGGGTTTGAAACCATCGTCTGCGAAGACGGTGCTAAAGCCCTGGCGCAGATCAGGGAGTCCGCCCCGGCGATCGCACTGCTCGACTGGAATATGCCCATCATCACTGGGCTTGATGTCTGCCGCAGGCTGAGAGATACCGGTAATGGCCTGCCCGTGATCATGATCACGGCACGGGATGAAATGGACGATCGCGTTGCTGCTTTGGAAGCTGGTGCAGACGACTTTATTGCCAAGCCATTCAATATCCGTGAGGTTTTGGCCAGGGTTAAGGCCTTACTGAGGCGTAGCGCTGCTGTTAGCCCCGATCAGCTCAGCTTTGGAGATCTTCATCTCAATGGACCAGAGCGCCGATGCAATTACGCAGGGGTGCCTTTAAACCTGACCGTCAGAGAGTTTGACCTTTTGGAATGCTTCATCCGTAACCCGCGTCAAGCGATGAGTCGATCTCAGTTAATTCAGAATGTTTGGGGCGATGATTACTTTGGAGACGAGAATGTGGTCGATGTGTATGTGCGTTACCTGCGTAAAAAACTCGAAGACGTTAAGCCTGAACGCATCATTCAGACAATCCGTGGCATCGGTTTTGCTCTGAGGCTGGATGATCAGTCATGA
- a CDS encoding PhnD/SsuA/transferrin family substrate-binding protein — translation MGLRQKHIVGPIIAGLLLFGCGQDGSRVAIEQPKSKAKRVDLRITEEPNYSQDKMYEKMKIFTEYLHRQTGLNIEYIPAINYSHAYELFASGKVDLFWSGSLNTAKILNADPDAKPIAIEEKSFANILLVNRQILDQVKSGLDSKQPLQALKGRSVVFGNSSSGSSFLTPLLEMKSQGVTLLDLRSCTHEQKHELRAMFLGDSNDQDFAFVPGTVDNPLQHVPPAAQSEVIVGWASDKKRNNYILASSRLLKPSVSPMVIQIQEALLAWNKESRSNRELLKDIWVTGFELPNSKEDLKSFQEMKEFVKTLGARTRCTSNQKT, via the coding sequence TTGGGCTTACGGCAAAAACATATAGTTGGCCCAATCATCGCTGGGCTTCTTTTATTTGGCTGCGGTCAGGACGGCTCAAGAGTCGCAATTGAGCAACCGAAGTCAAAAGCAAAACGAGTCGATCTACGCATCACAGAAGAGCCTAATTATTCGCAGGACAAGATGTATGAAAAAATGAAAATATTTACTGAATACCTTCACAGACAAACCGGTCTTAACATCGAATACATCCCCGCAATTAACTATTCCCATGCTTATGAGCTATTCGCCTCTGGGAAGGTGGATTTGTTTTGGTCTGGATCTTTGAACACCGCAAAGATTTTAAATGCAGACCCAGACGCGAAGCCAATAGCAATTGAGGAAAAATCTTTCGCCAATATACTGCTTGTTAATCGTCAAATTTTAGATCAAGTTAAAAGTGGGCTTGATAGCAAGCAGCCACTTCAGGCATTGAAAGGGAGAAGTGTTGTTTTTGGAAACAGCTCTTCTGGCTCTTCGTTTCTGACACCTCTACTGGAGATGAAATCTCAAGGAGTTACTTTATTGGATTTGAGAAGCTGTACGCATGAGCAAAAACATGAGCTTCGTGCAATGTTTCTTGGTGACAGTAATGATCAAGACTTTGCATTTGTTCCTGGCACTGTCGACAATCCTCTGCAGCATGTTCCTCCAGCAGCACAATCAGAAGTTATTGTTGGCTGGGCCAGTGACAAGAAACGGAATAACTATATCCTGGCCTCTTCCAGGCTGTTAAAGCCGTCAGTTTCGCCAATGGTTATACAAATACAAGAAGCTCTATTGGCGTGGAACAAAGAGTCTCGATCCAATCGAGAACTTTTAAAAGATATCTGGGTCACCGGTTTTGAGTTACCGAACAGCAAGGAAGACCTTAAGTCGTTTCAGGAGATGAAGGAATTTGTGAAGACCTTGGGAGCGCGGACACGTTGCACATCGAATCAAAAGACCTAA
- a CDS encoding cell wall metabolism sensor histidine kinase WalK, with product MGSSDLDSSQSLSGDRSWSIARRFFLTSFILIVAQSGLSLAISGKLWRDFTASHLNFALSRELLRPLNLVDNKLDSLSAQEAMECCTREDYEYFLSDIDLADGKAVMISGSAGLVPGKGAQSLYSPERLREFAHLATTSKNRFSLVDFRDKNAVAVKSMNLSGGPETGSLIYIRPIYNMSLFNALNRVRLFSEIVLMLSLVVLLAIALTYILKPIQSLRSRISNIQPDNLDTALISLEGQPVELQPILTEFNRMVQRLEASAKNQKQFASTISHEFRTPLTVISGFIQSVLNRAQDLDSRYRESLSIADKEAFRLNRMLSDLLDLSRADNHQLKVLREPFECILSCREALRLAQFAFPNNPIRFDDSGFEDSIWVIGDPDCLVKCLENLIGNAVKYSEPMSAIDLVVDVKDQCVLFAVQDYGQGIPEDQQKRIFERFVRADGVALRRGDSSSGLGLSIVKMLMEGMGGSVSVQSEIGVGSRFTLTLQRSLS from the coding sequence GTGGGGTCATCAGATCTAGATTCATCGCAATCGCTTTCTGGTGACCGTTCATGGTCCATCGCACGCCGCTTTTTTCTTACGTCTTTTATTCTGATTGTTGCCCAGTCTGGACTCAGCCTGGCAATTTCAGGAAAGCTTTGGAGAGATTTCACCGCTTCACACTTGAATTTTGCCCTTTCCAGGGAGCTCCTGCGTCCATTAAATCTTGTTGATAACAAATTAGATTCTCTTTCTGCTCAAGAAGCAATGGAATGCTGCACTAGGGAGGATTACGAATATTTTTTGTCGGATATTGATTTAGCTGATGGCAAGGCGGTCATGATCTCGGGAAGTGCTGGTCTTGTTCCGGGGAAAGGAGCCCAATCGCTTTATAGCCCCGAACGCCTGCGTGAATTTGCTCACCTGGCAACGACCAGCAAGAACCGCTTTTCGCTGGTTGATTTTCGGGATAAAAACGCCGTCGCTGTGAAGTCTATGAATCTGTCTGGTGGTCCAGAGACCGGATCACTGATCTATATCAGACCTATCTACAACATGTCATTGTTTAATGCACTGAATAGGGTCAGACTTTTTTCTGAGATTGTTTTAATGCTTTCTTTGGTCGTTTTACTTGCTATTGCTCTCACCTATATTCTCAAGCCAATTCAGTCATTGCGTTCTCGGATATCCAATATTCAACCAGACAACCTTGATACTGCACTGATTTCTTTGGAAGGGCAGCCAGTTGAGCTTCAGCCCATTCTCACTGAGTTCAATCGCATGGTTCAGCGATTAGAAGCTTCTGCCAAGAATCAAAAGCAATTTGCTTCAACCATATCACATGAATTTAGAACACCACTTACGGTAATCTCCGGATTTATTCAGTCAGTCTTAAATCGCGCCCAAGACCTGGATTCGCGATATCGCGAGTCTTTATCGATTGCTGACAAAGAAGCTTTTAGACTGAATAGAATGCTAAGCGACTTATTAGATCTTAGCCGTGCAGACAATCATCAACTCAAGGTCTTGCGTGAACCCTTCGAATGTATTTTGAGCTGTCGCGAAGCACTGCGTCTTGCACAATTTGCCTTTCCGAATAATCCAATTAGATTTGATGACAGTGGATTCGAAGACTCTATCTGGGTCATAGGTGACCCAGATTGCCTTGTTAAGTGCCTTGAAAACCTAATTGGAAATGCAGTGAAGTACTCAGAACCAATGAGCGCGATAGATCTTGTCGTTGATGTCAAGGATCAGTGTGTTTTATTCGCCGTTCAAGACTATGGCCAGGGAATTCCGGAAGATCAACAGAAAAGAATCTTTGAGCGCTTCGTGCGTGCAGATGGAGTCGCTCTGCGCCGTGGCGACTCCAGCTCAGGGCTAGGTTTATCGATCGTCAAGATGTTGATGGAAGGCATGGGCGGCAGTGTGAGTGTGCAATCAGAAATCGGGGTTGGCAGTCGCTTCACTCTTACCTTGCAGCGCTCGTTGAGCTAA
- a CDS encoding DMT family transporter, with amino-acid sequence MNGQTKQVNIALSGKTQNNAYAFMKNGLKWGITSALGIASFTILSKFLIQHFSAGWLLLASGLGIVLLLQRTIKNWNVYKVWSKKEWKLVFVLAMLSGLYNICFFLGLNFLPATIMAMFLGLAPLLLILRTCGIEKRKPMLLEAVSGLSAIIGVYLMLGIRVQSYSLIGISCGIGALAFATNASFLMGRMREKIDAKEVVFTKQLSKILFGCAGILIWFKIPSSSPHSIAILWALLIIVGCLSMFVSFMTSKTAFALPPLPFENILLLNLPIVAICDMWIFEDYLHPSQWAGILLMVASAIIGIFSGEERIKAI; translated from the coding sequence ATGAACGGACAAACAAAACAAGTAAATATTGCTTTATCTGGCAAGACACAAAACAACGCCTACGCTTTTATGAAAAATGGTTTGAAATGGGGAATTACCTCTGCGCTTGGAATTGCCTCATTTACGATTTTGTCAAAATTCCTTATTCAACACTTTTCCGCAGGATGGCTATTGCTTGCATCAGGGCTAGGAATAGTATTATTACTGCAAAGGACAATAAAGAATTGGAACGTTTACAAAGTGTGGAGCAAGAAGGAGTGGAAATTGGTTTTTGTCTTGGCAATGCTTAGCGGCTTGTACAACATTTGCTTTTTTCTTGGCTTGAATTTCTTACCAGCAACAATCATGGCGATGTTCCTTGGATTGGCACCACTATTGCTGATCCTCAGAACCTGCGGGATTGAAAAAAGAAAGCCTATGCTGCTAGAAGCAGTATCTGGCTTGAGCGCAATAATAGGAGTTTATCTAATGCTTGGAATCAGAGTCCAGTCATATTCGCTCATAGGCATTTCGTGCGGCATTGGAGCGTTAGCCTTTGCCACGAATGCATCGTTTTTAATGGGAAGGATGAGGGAGAAAATTGACGCAAAAGAGGTAGTTTTCACCAAACAATTAAGTAAAATCTTATTTGGGTGTGCTGGAATATTGATATGGTTCAAAATACCATCCTCATCACCACATTCAATAGCTATTTTATGGGCGCTTCTCATTATCGTTGGATGCTTAAGCATGTTCGTAAGTTTCATGACCTCCAAGACTGCATTTGCATTGCCACCATTGCCCTTTGAAAATATTCTATTATTAAATTTACCTATTGTGGCGATCTGTGATATGTGGATTTTCGAAGATTATCTGCATCCTTCGCAATGGGCAGGAATCCTTCTGATGGTTGCCTCGGCTATTATTGGAATTTTCTCAGGAGAGGAGAGAATTAAGGCGATTTAA